From the genome of Deinococcus aerolatus, one region includes:
- a CDS encoding alpha/beta hydrolase, translated as MRKTALPSRPFARATGLGLAAAALGLGLAACSPQNTLNAVTSTRGLDVVQDVRYGPAPRNVMDIYVPQNAQNAPVVLYIHGGSWQGGDKDGHKFVGASLARAGYVTGVMNYRLAPEHRYPDYVQDAAAALKALRDRARSDGGSPDNLFVMGHSAGGFNAVEVVDNARWLGEVGVPVSAVRGVIGVAGPYSYDFRQFSSRVAFPEGGNPDDIMPDRHVRPDAPPHLLLVAANDTTVDPYNAVNMESALKKAGVSVTKTVLPGVNHITVIAAVAQPLTFLGDTRQQVIDFIEAHRLK; from the coding sequence ATGCGCAAGACAGCACTCCCCTCACGCCCCTTCGCCCGCGCCACTGGCCTGGGCCTGGCCGCCGCCGCGCTGGGCCTGGGCCTGGCCGCCTGCTCGCCTCAGAACACCCTGAATGCCGTGACCTCCACGCGGGGGCTGGACGTGGTCCAGGACGTGCGTTACGGTCCCGCGCCGCGCAACGTCATGGACATCTACGTGCCCCAGAACGCGCAGAACGCGCCGGTGGTGCTGTACATCCACGGCGGTTCGTGGCAGGGCGGCGACAAGGACGGCCACAAGTTCGTGGGCGCGTCACTGGCCCGCGCGGGCTACGTCACCGGCGTGATGAACTACCGTCTGGCTCCCGAGCACCGCTACCCCGACTACGTACAGGACGCCGCCGCTGCGCTGAAGGCGCTGCGGGACAGGGCGAGAAGTGACGGAGGCAGCCCCGACAATCTGTTCGTGATGGGCCACTCGGCAGGCGGCTTTAACGCCGTGGAGGTGGTGGACAACGCCCGCTGGCTGGGCGAGGTGGGGGTACCGGTCAGCGCGGTGCGCGGCGTGATCGGCGTGGCCGGGCCGTACAGCTACGACTTCAGGCAGTTCTCCAGCCGGGTGGCCTTTCCCGAGGGCGGCAACCCAGACGACATCATGCCCGACCGCCACGTGCGCCCCGACGCCCCGCCCCATCTGCTGCTGGTGGCGGCCAACGACACCACCGTGGACCCGTACAACGCCGTCAACATGGAATCGGCCCTCAAGAAAGCCGGGGTCTCTGTCACGAAAACAGTGCTGCCGGGCGTGAATCACATCACGGTCATTGCGGCGGTGGCGCAGCCCCTGACCTTTCTGGGCGACACCCGGCAACAGGTGATCGACTTTATCGAGGCCCACCGGCTGAAGTGA
- a CDS encoding inorganic diphosphatase: protein MEWTAGTRERFVWRASQLEALRTEPHAAPVNYGCLPGTLNPADAAEIDAVWLGPALGVGTTPEAAPLGLLWLRDGDHKVIFAADVQARAHAELQALQARLLAWFPPERGARLLGHAEAVAWLHSLGAATVND from the coding sequence GTGGAATGGACCGCCGGAACGCGCGAACGCTTCGTGTGGCGGGCCAGTCAGTTGGAGGCGCTGCGAACCGAGCCGCACGCCGCCCCGGTCAACTACGGCTGTCTGCCTGGCACTCTGAATCCCGCCGACGCCGCCGAGATAGACGCGGTGTGGCTGGGACCGGCGCTGGGGGTCGGCACCACACCAGAGGCAGCGCCACTGGGCTTGCTGTGGCTGCGGGACGGCGATCACAAGGTCATCTTCGCGGCGGATGTGCAGGCCAGGGCCCACGCTGAATTGCAGGCCTTGCAGGCGAGGCTGCTGGCCTGGTTTCCACCCGAACGCGGCGCACGCCTGCTGGGCCACGCGGAGGCGGTGGCGTGGCTGCATTCACTTGGGGCCGCAACAGTGAATGACTGA
- a CDS encoding RNA methyltransferase gives MTLAVVLVSPKTPGNIGSAARAMLNMGAKDLRLVAPRCNHLDSAAVAMAVHAADLLRGATIYPTLREALADRDLSVGTSARIRSDLPMPQHPAQIRPFVRAATAPALVFGPEESGLNNADLEQCQMTVRIPTGDYASLNLAQAVLLVCYEFLQGQDEPQDRVRKTATREEMEAMYGHLQGTMHLIGYTDAVRARHTLRLWRALLDRALMSSAESRLFRGLLRQVQWKVEDAAKRGTTEPRSAAEGGAQE, from the coding sequence GTGACCCTGGCTGTCGTTCTCGTTTCCCCCAAGACCCCCGGCAATATCGGCTCGGCGGCCCGCGCCATGCTGAACATGGGCGCCAAGGACCTGCGGCTGGTGGCCCCACGTTGCAACCATCTGGATTCAGCGGCGGTGGCGATGGCCGTCCACGCGGCCGATCTGCTGCGGGGCGCCACCATCTACCCCACCCTGCGCGAGGCGCTGGCGGACCGCGACCTGAGCGTGGGCACCAGCGCCCGCATCCGCTCGGATCTGCCGATGCCGCAGCACCCGGCGCAGATTCGTCCCTTCGTGCGCGCCGCCACCGCTCCGGCGCTGGTCTTTGGCCCGGAGGAGTCGGGCCTGAACAACGCGGATCTGGAGCAGTGCCAGATGACCGTCCGCATTCCCACCGGCGACTACGCCAGCCTGAATCTGGCACAGGCAGTGCTGCTGGTCTGCTACGAGTTCCTGCAGGGTCAGGACGAGCCGCAAGACCGCGTCCGCAAGACCGCCACCCGCGAGGAGATGGAGGCGATGTACGGCCATCTGCAGGGAACCATGCACCTGATCGGCTACACCGACGCGGTGCGCGCACGCCACACCCTGCGCCTGTGGCGTGCCTTGCTGGACCGCGCCCTGATGAGCAGCGCCGAGAGCCGCCTGTTCCGGGGCCTGTTGCGGCAGGTGCAGTGGAAAGTAGAGGACGCCGCAAAACGCGGGACGACCGAGCCGAGGTCGGCGGCGGAAGGCGGAGCGCAGGAATAG
- a CDS encoding glycogen synthase: MRVVHVASEVFPFSRSGGLGDVLGVLPEVLAAQGAQTTVVSPWYGSLAGQPAEIWRGTSPELTAGPSPIRDVRVGEIVQNGVQYLFIGLPEFDRPGLYFEDDVYRFCLFGRTVLSVLHQMGIKPDVLHGHDWQSGLVLAYAHLAGLRTVFTIHNLQYQGRWNMEEAARWTALPQWALGPDALEFHGDLNLMKAGLVFADAVTTVSPTYAQEITTPEYGEGLQGLLVRLTIEGRLTGILNGLDQERWNPRTDPDVPPYSDAAGKAAATALLRGEFGLDDAPILGVVSRLADQKGIDLLIEALPQLTPHWNVVVLGGGDPLLTAALSGWAQHPRVAFMGGLNEPLAHRIYAGADAFAMPSRFEPCGLSQMISMRYGTLPVVRLTGGLVDTVPADIGFRFAEASPEALSAACAQTRAEFERPDAWQARMQRAMALDFSWQGPAAQYLALYGRLGR; this comes from the coding sequence ATGCGTGTTGTTCATGTGGCATCCGAGGTCTTTCCATTTTCCCGTTCCGGCGGGCTGGGGGACGTGCTGGGGGTTCTGCCCGAGGTGCTGGCGGCCCAGGGGGCGCAGACCACCGTGGTCTCGCCGTGGTACGGCTCACTGGCCGGGCAGCCCGCCGAGATCTGGCGCGGCACCTCGCCGGAGCTGACCGCCGGTCCCTCTCCAATCCGTGACGTGCGGGTGGGTGAGATCGTTCAGAACGGCGTTCAGTACCTGTTTATCGGGCTGCCGGAATTTGACCGTCCAGGGCTGTATTTCGAGGACGACGTGTACCGCTTCTGCCTGTTCGGGCGCACGGTCCTGTCGGTGCTGCATCAGATGGGGATCAAGCCGGACGTGCTGCACGGGCACGACTGGCAATCGGGGCTGGTGCTGGCCTACGCGCATCTGGCCGGGTTGCGGACCGTGTTCACCATCCACAACCTGCAGTACCAGGGCCGCTGGAACATGGAGGAGGCCGCGCGCTGGACTGCCCTGCCGCAGTGGGCGCTGGGGCCGGACGCGCTGGAGTTTCACGGCGACCTGAACCTGATGAAAGCGGGGCTGGTGTTTGCGGACGCCGTGACCACGGTAAGCCCCACCTACGCTCAGGAAATCACCACCCCCGAGTACGGCGAGGGCCTGCAGGGCCTGCTGGTTCGCCTGACCATTGAGGGCCGACTGACCGGCATCCTCAACGGGCTGGACCAGGAGCGCTGGAACCCGCGCACTGACCCGGACGTGCCGCCGTACAGTGACGCGGCGGGCAAGGCGGCGGCCACCGCGCTGCTGCGGGGAGAGTTCGGGCTGGACGACGCGCCGATTCTCGGCGTGGTCAGCCGGCTGGCCGACCAGAAGGGCATCGACCTGCTGATCGAGGCCTTGCCCCAGCTGACGCCCCACTGGAACGTGGTGGTGCTGGGCGGCGGCGATCCGCTGCTGACCGCCGCGCTGTCCGGCTGGGCGCAGCACCCGCGTGTGGCCTTTATGGGAGGCCTCAACGAGCCGCTGGCCCACCGCATCTACGCGGGGGCCGACGCGTTTGCCATGCCCAGCCGTTTTGAGCCGTGCGGCCTGTCGCAGATGATCTCCATGCGTTACGGCACGCTGCCGGTGGTGCGCCTGACCGGGGGGCTGGTGGACACTGTCCCCGCCGACATCGGGTTCCGTTTCGCCGAGGCCAGCCCGGAGGCCCTGAGCGCTGCCTGCGCCCAGACCAGGGCCGAATTCGAGCGGCCCGACGCGTGGCAGGCCCGCATGCAGCGCGCCATGGCGCTGGACTTCAGCTGGCAGGGGCCGGCGGCGCAGTATCTGGCCCTGTACGGACGGCTGGGCCGGTGA
- a CDS encoding MalY/PatB family protein gives MTQTENLPAYPTLSPAELRHPDSLKWTLYAEDVIPMWIADMDFPVAPPILAALSERLERSLGYHQLMGDKVLDSLLRAKLDTHGLSGLPEGGLAMLPGVVPGIYASVAALTQPGERVLTMTPVYHPFHLSITGLGREVAAVPLLDGSGGYEIDWDGMEAAAQDARLMLLCHPHNPTGRVWTHDELEKLRDLVVRHDLYVLSDELHADLRFTEGPFESFAAAERVRDRTITVTGPCKAFNTAGLGIGVLIGHDAELVKRVRAAAGGLMGHEGAMSVTMWQAALRDGGPWLADTVAYLRANRDFLTEYLREHLPAVRFHPVESTYLAWLDLRDCPRAGDMQTFLLEEARVAVHDGPTFAPEEFKAPSQGFVRLNFATSREILTEALERLRRALDGAQ, from the coding sequence ATGACCCAGACGGAAAATCTGCCCGCGTATCCCACGCTCAGCCCCGCCGAACTGCGCCACCCGGACTCGCTGAAGTGGACGCTGTACGCCGAGGACGTGATCCCGATGTGGATTGCCGACATGGATTTCCCGGTGGCCCCCCCGATCCTGGCGGCGCTGAGTGAGCGGCTGGAGCGCAGCCTGGGCTACCACCAGCTGATGGGCGATAAGGTACTGGACAGCCTGTTGCGCGCCAAACTGGACACGCACGGCCTGAGCGGCCTGCCCGAGGGCGGCCTCGCCATGCTGCCGGGTGTGGTGCCGGGCATCTACGCGTCGGTGGCGGCGCTGACGCAGCCCGGCGAGCGGGTGCTGACCATGACCCCGGTCTACCACCCCTTTCACCTGAGCATCACCGGGCTGGGGCGTGAAGTGGCTGCCGTGCCGTTGCTGGACGGTTCCGGTGGCTACGAGATCGACTGGGACGGCATGGAGGCTGCCGCGCAGGACGCCCGCCTGATGCTGCTGTGTCATCCACACAATCCTACCGGGCGCGTCTGGACACATGACGAACTGGAAAAACTGCGCGATCTGGTGGTCAGGCATGATCTGTACGTCCTAAGCGACGAATTGCACGCCGATCTGCGTTTCACCGAGGGGCCGTTCGAGTCCTTTGCCGCTGCCGAGCGCGTCCGTGACCGCACCATCACCGTGACCGGACCGTGCAAGGCGTTCAACACCGCTGGCCTGGGCATCGGCGTGCTGATCGGCCACGATGCCGAACTTGTCAAACGCGTGCGGGCCGCCGCCGGGGGCCTGATGGGTCACGAGGGGGCCATGAGCGTGACCATGTGGCAGGCGGCCCTCCGTGACGGCGGCCCCTGGCTGGCCGACACGGTGGCCTACCTGCGTGCCAACCGCGACTTTCTCACGGAGTACCTGCGCGAGCATCTGCCTGCCGTCCGGTTTCACCCGGTAGAAAGCACCTACCTGGCGTGGCTGGACCTGCGCGACTGCCCGCGCGCCGGGGACATGCAGACCTTCCTGCTGGAGGAGGCCAGGGTGGCGGTCCATGACGGCCCCACCTTTGCCCCGGAGGAGTTCAAGGCTCCGTCTCAGGGTTTCGTCCGCCTGAATTTTGCCACCAGCCGCGAGATCCTGACCGAAGCGCTGGAGCGGCTGCGCCGGGCGCTGGACGGGGCGCAGTAG
- a CDS encoding ABC transporter ATP-binding protein, producing MTATNPNAPAPDVLKEIRHQSENALELRGITKRFPLVLANDDISMQVKWGSVHALCGENGAGKSTLMKIVYGIQPPTSGEIVVDGEVVNFNDPADAIKRGIGMVFQHFMLVETLTVTENVILGAEPTKGGAIDYATARRKVADLIKQFNFALNPDAIVGELPVGLQQKVEILKTLYRGARILILDEPTAVLTPSETDELFEFLVGQYAKSGNAVVFISHKLHEVLQISDRISVIRDGRMIGTIPAEGATTETLAHMMVGREVTLKVEKTAAQPGEVALDIQNVVVKGEHRNAVDGVSFQVRAGEIVGIAGVEGNGQSELVEAVTGLTSYSGTITYLGKAAKGVKDVEASGLSHVPEDRNERGLVLDMTTAENYILGEQDRPPFAGRFGFLNLDVIQQNAHELSEKYDVRPRSASLRAGQYSGGNAQKLIVAREMRKGPKILVASQPTRGVDIGAIEFIHARIVEARDQGLAVLLISADLGEVMNLADRILVMYEGRVVGEVPASEATETGLGLLMTGSSEHGGASGGRSGEVSTTLQKGESGRGGDQQI from the coding sequence ATGACCGCCACCAATCCCAATGCACCTGCCCCCGACGTGCTGAAAGAGATCCGGCACCAGTCCGAGAACGCGCTGGAGCTTCGGGGCATCACCAAACGCTTTCCGCTGGTGCTGGCGAACGACGACATTTCCATGCAGGTCAAGTGGGGCAGCGTCCACGCGCTGTGCGGCGAGAACGGCGCGGGCAAGAGCACGCTGATGAAGATCGTGTACGGCATCCAGCCGCCCACCTCCGGCGAGATCGTGGTCGACGGCGAGGTCGTGAACTTTAACGATCCTGCCGACGCCATCAAGCGCGGTATCGGCATGGTGTTCCAGCACTTCATGCTGGTTGAAACGCTGACCGTCACCGAGAACGTCATTCTGGGCGCGGAACCCACCAAAGGTGGGGCCATCGACTACGCCACCGCGCGCCGCAAGGTGGCCGATCTGATCAAGCAGTTCAACTTCGCCCTGAACCCCGACGCCATCGTGGGGGAGTTGCCGGTGGGGTTGCAGCAGAAGGTGGAAATCCTCAAAACCCTGTACCGCGGCGCACGCATCCTGATTCTGGACGAGCCGACGGCGGTGCTGACCCCCAGCGAGACCGACGAACTGTTCGAGTTTCTGGTGGGTCAGTACGCCAAGAGTGGCAACGCGGTGGTCTTTATCTCCCACAAGCTGCACGAAGTGCTGCAGATCAGCGACCGCATCAGCGTGATCCGCGACGGGCGCATGATCGGCACCATTCCCGCCGAGGGCGCCACCACCGAGACCCTGGCGCACATGATGGTGGGCCGCGAGGTCACGCTGAAGGTGGAAAAGACGGCGGCCCAGCCCGGCGAGGTGGCGCTGGACATCCAGAACGTGGTGGTGAAGGGTGAGCACCGCAACGCCGTTGACGGCGTGAGCTTTCAGGTGCGTGCCGGAGAGATTGTGGGCATCGCGGGTGTGGAGGGCAACGGCCAGAGCGAACTGGTGGAGGCCGTGACCGGTCTGACCTCCTACAGCGGCACCATCACCTATCTGGGCAAGGCGGCCAAAGGGGTCAAGGACGTGGAGGCCTCGGGCCTGTCTCACGTGCCCGAGGACCGCAACGAGCGCGGGCTGGTGCTGGACATGACCACCGCCGAGAACTACATCCTGGGCGAGCAGGACCGCCCGCCCTTTGCCGGACGGTTCGGTTTCCTGAACCTGGACGTGATCCAGCAGAACGCCCACGAACTGAGCGAGAAGTACGACGTGCGGCCCCGCAGCGCCAGCCTGCGCGCCGGGCAGTACAGCGGCGGCAACGCCCAGAAGCTGATCGTGGCCCGCGAGATGCGCAAGGGGCCGAAGATTCTGGTGGCCAGCCAGCCCACGCGCGGGGTGGACATCGGGGCCATCGAGTTCATTCACGCCCGCATTGTGGAGGCGCGCGATCAGGGACTGGCCGTGCTGCTGATCAGCGCCGACCTGGGCGAGGTCATGAATCTGGCAGACCGCATTCTGGTGATGTACGAGGGCCGGGTGGTGGGCGAGGTTCCGGCCAGCGAGGCCACCGAGACCGGCCTGGGCCTGCTGATGACTGGCAGCAGCGAGCATGGGGGGGCCTCGGGCGGACGCAGCGGCGAGGTAAGCACAACGCTGCAAAAAGGCGAGTCGGGGCGCGGCGGGGACCAGCAGATATAG
- a CDS encoding M12 family metallopeptidase — protein MRNTAAVLLSLALGLSACSPSPVPDGASQAKADSRSVTMILPDGSRQQVTGFVKDGYVMIEDDIIVAEAGQLTQQGTYVVDTRYRWAGRTVPYTFASNVPQAIRDRVVQAASTIGATTNTIVTPRTSTKQRDYVQITYNTGTSCASGLGMTGGRQTITLADRCSTGSIIHEFGHTLGLFHEQTRPDRDQYVEIVWANIPADWQSQYEIRSGSAGYGAYDFDSIMHYPAYFDGKLAIRPLDASVDLNRMGQRNGYSPTDVNTLNAMYPR, from the coding sequence ATGCGCAACACCGCTGCGGTCTTGTTGTCTCTGGCCCTTGGTCTCTCGGCCTGCTCCCCCTCTCCAGTGCCGGACGGCGCGTCCCAGGCCAAGGCCGATTCGCGTTCGGTGACGATGATTCTGCCCGACGGCAGCCGTCAGCAGGTCACCGGCTTCGTGAAAGACGGCTACGTCATGATCGAGGACGACATCATCGTCGCGGAGGCCGGTCAGCTCACGCAGCAGGGCACCTACGTTGTCGACACCCGCTACCGCTGGGCCGGGCGCACCGTGCCGTATACCTTTGCGAGCAACGTGCCCCAGGCCATTCGTGACCGGGTGGTCCAGGCCGCCAGCACCATCGGCGCCACCACCAACACGATCGTGACGCCGCGCACCAGCACCAAGCAGCGCGACTACGTCCAGATCACCTACAACACCGGCACCAGCTGTGCTTCGGGCCTGGGCATGACGGGTGGGCGGCAGACCATCACGCTGGCCGACCGCTGCTCGACCGGGTCGATCATTCACGAGTTCGGCCACACCCTGGGCCTGTTTCACGAGCAGACCCGCCCCGACCGCGACCAGTACGTGGAGATCGTGTGGGCCAACATTCCCGCCGACTGGCAGAGCCAGTACGAGATTCGCAGCGGCAGCGCGGGCTACGGCGCCTACGATTTCGACTCGATCATGCATTACCCCGCCTACTTTGACGGCAAACTGGCGATCCGGCCGCTGGACGCCAGCGTCGACCTGAACCGCATGGGCCAGCGCAACGGCTACAGCCCCACCGACGTCAATACCCTTAACGCCATGTACCCCCGCTGA
- a CDS encoding phosphatase PAP2 family protein has protein sequence MESFWLAVTNLGRDEVFIVVLALYTWLFNPGGGRTLGVVFAGSYLVNSALKYGLNLPRPFTNDPGLVSDTVRATGGGPGLPSGHAQMSATLWGGIAAQVRRPGMWVVAGVLIALIAVSRLALNVHYPSDVIVGLLLGGLAALVAGRAAFVDAGTWRWAVPLAALLVAAFLPSGTPREYGTGLGLFAGFWYARPTFAPPRDIVGRLVVGGLGLLIVFAVFFGLGALPEAVKNIGLVRALRYAVLVVVAVEVVPAVLRRWMPRTALATPVRMAHPQPEGTLPR, from the coding sequence ATGGAATCCTTCTGGCTGGCCGTCACCAATCTGGGGCGCGACGAGGTGTTCATCGTGGTGCTGGCGCTGTACACCTGGCTGTTCAATCCCGGCGGCGGGCGCACACTGGGCGTGGTGTTCGCGGGCAGCTACCTGGTGAACTCGGCGCTGAAGTACGGGCTGAACCTGCCGCGCCCCTTTACCAACGATCCGGGGCTCGTTTCAGACACAGTGCGGGCCACAGGCGGCGGCCCAGGTCTGCCCAGCGGCCACGCGCAGATGTCAGCCACGCTGTGGGGAGGCATCGCCGCGCAGGTGCGGCGGCCCGGCATGTGGGTGGTGGCCGGGGTACTGATCGCCCTGATTGCCGTGTCGCGGCTGGCCCTGAACGTGCATTACCCCTCGGACGTGATCGTGGGGCTGCTGCTGGGCGGGCTTGCGGCGCTGGTGGCGGGCCGCGCGGCCTTCGTGGACGCCGGAACGTGGCGCTGGGCCGTGCCGCTGGCCGCCCTGCTGGTGGCCGCCTTCCTGCCAAGCGGCACGCCGCGCGAGTATGGCACCGGCCTGGGCCTGTTCGCGGGTTTCTGGTACGCCCGCCCCACCTTCGCGCCGCCGCGTGACATAGTCGGGCGGCTGGTTGTGGGGGGGCTGGGCCTACTGATCGTCTTTGCCGTGTTCTTCGGGCTGGGGGCGCTGCCAGAGGCAGTCAAGAACATCGGGCTGGTGCGGGCGCTGCGCTACGCTGTGCTGGTGGTGGTGGCCGTCGAGGTGGTCCCTGCCGTCCTGCGCCGCTGGATGCCGCGCACGGCGCTGGCCACGCCGGTCCGCATGGCCCACCCGCAGCCGGAAGGCACGCTTCCGCGCTGA
- a CDS encoding HNH endonuclease yields MARRLPATSWPPPATAVPICALCERAAPNLTEHHLIPRSQGRRRGTRVPDLPTAALCGPCHKFLHRTFSNAELAQDYSTVDTLLRHEDVRRFVAWIRKQPASRSVRVR; encoded by the coding sequence ATGGCCCGCCGCCTTCCTGCAACATCCTGGCCGCCGCCCGCAACGGCTGTGCCCATTTGCGCCCTGTGTGAGCGGGCTGCGCCGAACCTGACCGAGCACCACCTGATTCCACGCTCGCAGGGGCGGCGGCGTGGGACGCGCGTACCGGACCTGCCCACTGCGGCGCTGTGCGGCCCCTGCCACAAGTTCCTGCACCGCACCTTCAGCAACGCCGAGCTGGCGCAGGACTACAGCACGGTGGACACGCTGCTGAGGCATGAAGACGTGCGCCGTTTCGTGGCCTGGATCAGAAAACAACCCGCCAGCCGGAGCGTGCGGGTGCGGTAA
- a CDS encoding DUF1517 domain-containing protein produces MNASRPPARRFRPRGLMIWLAALVLALGGLSFSGLGVAGTVLAQSGGGFGGSSSGGGGGGGGGSFGGSSGGGFSRGGGYSGGGYSGPIIINGGGYGYGGGGGGSGLIGIIIVGVLVFMVVGYMRRSLGAGGGGGLAALGSLSGTAQAVSVQLLLAEGDEVKKALQEVAQNGDPDTNEGLARMLQEAALVALRHPERWVYGSVERAQGAPNAADSQVGAWATEARAAFTQQTTSNYQNKDPRTGFTQRGDYQYKGDAADMYLAVTIAVAAHALGNLPPAGVTNAAEARAALSIISSVNASDLIRAEVVWSPDAPGEFLSEDEAIMKYPNLTKL; encoded by the coding sequence ATGAACGCTTCTCGCCCCCCTGCCCGACGTTTCCGTCCGCGTGGTCTGATGATCTGGCTGGCCGCCCTGGTGCTGGCGCTGGGCGGCCTGAGTTTCTCGGGACTGGGCGTTGCCGGCACGGTTCTGGCGCAGTCGGGCGGCGGTTTTGGCGGCAGCAGCTCCGGCGGTGGAGGTGGGGGAGGCGGTGGCAGTTTCGGGGGCAGCTCCGGCGGCGGCTTCTCGCGCGGGGGTGGGTATTCCGGCGGTGGATACTCCGGTCCGATCATCATCAACGGGGGCGGCTACGGCTACGGGGGCGGCGGCGGCGGCTCCGGACTGATCGGGATCATCATCGTGGGCGTGCTGGTGTTCATGGTGGTGGGGTACATGCGCCGCAGCCTGGGTGCGGGCGGCGGCGGCGGTCTGGCCGCGCTGGGCTCGCTGAGCGGCACCGCCCAGGCGGTCAGCGTGCAGCTGCTGCTGGCTGAGGGCGATGAGGTCAAGAAGGCGCTGCAAGAGGTGGCGCAGAACGGTGATCCCGACACCAATGAGGGGCTGGCCCGCATGCTTCAGGAGGCCGCGCTGGTGGCCCTGCGTCACCCCGAGCGCTGGGTGTACGGCAGCGTGGAACGCGCCCAGGGTGCGCCCAACGCCGCCGACAGCCAGGTGGGCGCCTGGGCCACCGAGGCCCGCGCGGCCTTTACCCAGCAGACCACCAGCAACTACCAGAACAAGGACCCCAGGACGGGCTTCACCCAGCGCGGGGACTACCAGTACAAGGGCGACGCGGCCGACATGTATCTGGCCGTGACCATTGCCGTGGCTGCCCATGCCCTGGGCAACCTGCCGCCCGCCGGAGTGACCAACGCCGCCGAGGCGCGGGCCGCCCTGAGCATCATCAGCAGCGTCAACGCCTCGGACCTGATTCGCGCCGAGGTGGTCTGGAGCCCCGACGCGCCGGGCGAGTTTCTCAGCGAGGACGAGGCCATCATGAAATACCCCAATCTGACGAAGCTGTAG
- a CDS encoding YtxH domain-containing protein yields MSNHKPHFPTKRLLVLGALIGAGAYYFSREQNRKALDVKLAELGLKDAAQDVGSSVTKGWEKTKDAATQAGHVIADKAGEVKDAASGGAGAAVDKAREVAGDVKAAVGQAAGQASDAAGDVAKTAQNKAQDMGQEAKKAGQDVAAQAQDRADQLKDKASDAVAQAKDKAQDAAADAKDKAQATAAQVKDKAADAADQAKDKAADAKGNARDFVAEARAEAEKQAAKAAEEATQHQGGELSSNARNAAQDVKTNMQNAPQDAKAGAQKAATDVKNAANDTKRNL; encoded by the coding sequence ATGTCTAACCACAAACCTCATTTTCCCACCAAACGCCTGCTGGTCCTGGGCGCCCTGATCGGCGCGGGGGCGTATTACTTCAGCCGTGAGCAGAACCGCAAAGCCCTGGACGTCAAGCTGGCCGAACTGGGCCTGAAAGACGCCGCACAAGACGTGGGCAGCAGCGTTACCAAGGGCTGGGAGAAGACCAAAGACGCCGCCACCCAGGCCGGACATGTGATCGCCGACAAGGCGGGCGAGGTCAAGGACGCCGCCAGCGGAGGTGCCGGGGCCGCCGTGGACAAGGCCAGGGAAGTTGCGGGTGACGTGAAGGCGGCGGTGGGCCAGGCAGCCGGTCAGGCCAGCGACGCCGCCGGTGACGTGGCCAAGACCGCCCAGAACAAGGCGCAGGATATGGGCCAGGAAGCCAAGAAAGCCGGGCAGGACGTCGCCGCCCAGGCCCAGGACCGCGCCGATCAGTTGAAAGACAAGGCCTCGGATGCTGTGGCCCAGGCCAAGGATAAGGCGCAGGACGCTGCCGCCGACGCGAAAGACAAGGCCCAGGCCACCGCCGCCCAGGTCAAGGACAAGGCGGCAGACGCCGCAGATCAGGCCAAGGACAAGGCAGCCGACGCCAAGGGCAACGCCCGCGACTTTGTTGCCGAGGCCCGCGCTGAGGCCGAGAAACAGGCCGCAAAGGCCGCTGAAGAAGCCACCCAGCACCAGGGCGGCGAGCTGAGCAGCAATGCCCGCAACGCCGCGCAGGACGTCAAGACGAACATGCAGAACGCCCCGCAGGATGCCAAGGCCGGTGCCCAGAAGGCTGCCACAGACGTCAAGAACGCGGCCAACGACACCAAGCGCAACCTCTGA